A single window of Eucalyptus grandis isolate ANBG69807.140 chromosome 1, ASM1654582v1, whole genome shotgun sequence DNA harbors:
- the LOC104443507 gene encoding uncharacterized protein LOC104443507 isoform X1, producing MEGAGDATLFLQLHKLSAAAAAAAEAIETVLITLWLTRKTGLAPPDKSHVQSLLGLASTSEVDPVSACLRSLIRKCVGDDFGESDLLRLFPPDLPVSLRDLLVSVLLKHKNQWREDISREQQSIPRSSNSCQVKISMPPALSTFPSSETSALSQPHQADPCFDFNCRGSGSNATITAESNVSQLTPISLQRDDGASENMATVPQFVEMNWRIEKQKASANKVAAVTLKLQDHSKSPLREKEVKFQLTRETLEAMLRSMAYIKEQLSSVAGSSVEPLQKKQKQ from the exons ATGGAAGGAGCAGGGGACGCGACCCTCTTCCTGCAACTCCACAAGCtctcggccgccgccgccgccgccgccgaagcGATCGAGACCGTGCTCATCACCCTCTGGCTGACCCGGAAGACCGGCCTCGCCCCGCCGGACAAGTCCCACGTCCAGTCTCTCCTCGGCCTCGCTTCCACTTCCGAAGTCGACCCC GTCTCGGCGTGCCTCCGTTCCCTCATCAGGAAATGCGTGGGCGACGACTTCGGCGAGAGCGATCTCTTGAGGCTGTTCCCGCCCGACTTGCCGGTCAGTCTGCGGGACCTTCTCGTGTCGGTGCTGCTGAAGCATAAGAATCAGTGGAGGGAGGACATTTCTAGAGAACAG CAGTCAATACCGCGTTCCAGCAATTCCTGTCAGGTCAAAATAAGCATGCCACCTGCTCTCTCAACTTTCCCATCTTCTGAAACTTCGGCATTATCTCAGCCTCACCAAGCTGATCCATGTTTCGACTTCAACTGCAGAGGCAGTGGCAGCAATGCAACAATCACTGCCGAGTCTAATGTGTCACAGCTGACGCCCATCTCTCTCCAACGTGATGACGGTGCTTCTGAAAATATG GCAACTGTTCCTCAGTTTGTTGAAATGAATTGGAGGATTGAGAAGCAAAAAGCATCAGCGAATAAGGTGGCTGCAGTCACCCTGAAG TTGCAAGACCACTCCAAGTCTCCTTTAAGAGAAAAGGAAGTGAAGTTTCAGCTTACGAGAGAAACGCTTGAAGCAATGTTGAGATCGATGGCTTACATCAAGGAACAACTCTCTAGTGTG GCTGGGAGTTCAGTAGAGCCGTTgcagaagaagcagaagcagtaA
- the LOC104443507 gene encoding uncharacterized protein LOC104443507 isoform X2, translated as MEGAGDATLFLQLHKLSAAAAAAAEAIETVLITLWLTRKTGLAPPDKSHVQSLLGLASTSEVDPVSACLRSLIRKCVGDDFGESDLLRLFPPDLPVSLRDLLVSVLLKHKNQWREDISREQSIPRSSNSCQVKISMPPALSTFPSSETSALSQPHQADPCFDFNCRGSGSNATITAESNVSQLTPISLQRDDGASENMATVPQFVEMNWRIEKQKASANKVAAVTLKLQDHSKSPLREKEVKFQLTRETLEAMLRSMAYIKEQLSSVAGSSVEPLQKKQKQ; from the exons ATGGAAGGAGCAGGGGACGCGACCCTCTTCCTGCAACTCCACAAGCtctcggccgccgccgccgccgccgccgaagcGATCGAGACCGTGCTCATCACCCTCTGGCTGACCCGGAAGACCGGCCTCGCCCCGCCGGACAAGTCCCACGTCCAGTCTCTCCTCGGCCTCGCTTCCACTTCCGAAGTCGACCCC GTCTCGGCGTGCCTCCGTTCCCTCATCAGGAAATGCGTGGGCGACGACTTCGGCGAGAGCGATCTCTTGAGGCTGTTCCCGCCCGACTTGCCGGTCAGTCTGCGGGACCTTCTCGTGTCGGTGCTGCTGAAGCATAAGAATCAGTGGAGGGAGGACATTTCTAGAGAACAG TCAATACCGCGTTCCAGCAATTCCTGTCAGGTCAAAATAAGCATGCCACCTGCTCTCTCAACTTTCCCATCTTCTGAAACTTCGGCATTATCTCAGCCTCACCAAGCTGATCCATGTTTCGACTTCAACTGCAGAGGCAGTGGCAGCAATGCAACAATCACTGCCGAGTCTAATGTGTCACAGCTGACGCCCATCTCTCTCCAACGTGATGACGGTGCTTCTGAAAATATG GCAACTGTTCCTCAGTTTGTTGAAATGAATTGGAGGATTGAGAAGCAAAAAGCATCAGCGAATAAGGTGGCTGCAGTCACCCTGAAG TTGCAAGACCACTCCAAGTCTCCTTTAAGAGAAAAGGAAGTGAAGTTTCAGCTTACGAGAGAAACGCTTGAAGCAATGTTGAGATCGATGGCTTACATCAAGGAACAACTCTCTAGTGTG GCTGGGAGTTCAGTAGAGCCGTTgcagaagaagcagaagcagtaA